In one window of Chloroflexota bacterium DNA:
- a CDS encoding S8 family serine peptidase, with protein sequence MVKAAISPKSMNALLDGRGYILRQYPQLSLYEVVLTPGLETNALHVLWATPSVIYAEHDQRVRALGVPNDPYWAQQWNMSIVNAPAAWDVITGSETVIIAFLDTGLDLDHEDLQAKIWRNPSEIPGNGLDDDGNGKVDDVNGWHFYHKRVGFDYVPAEDGNVQDDNGHGSHVAGIAAADTNNGLGVAGMCWGCRILPVKVLDSNGEGWYSDIIAGLLYAVEQGARVVNLSLGGSDQSQALQDAITHAHDAGALLVAAAGNDGGPVLYPAACQHVLAVAATDQSDQRASYSNHGPQVDIAAPGGPIYSTWWRGNYFVKSGTSMAAPHVSGAAALLWSLNSRYTNVEVADILLHTATDTNAPLAAGWDEFIGWGRLDVGAAVSQTVSLPNRLILSAQPSSIRIGGETAIVHALVVDSQDRAVPDGTLVTFAATLGRLSSTIVGTHDGLAETTLTSEWEPGTSVVTAMVNGVSESVEVQFWAYRLLFPRVHKDSISFLEIHETSP encoded by the coding sequence TTGGTCAAAGCAGCGATCTCCCCAAAATCTATGAACGCGCTGTTGGATGGTCGGGGCTACATTTTGAGGCAATACCCGCAGTTAAGCCTCTATGAGGTCGTCCTTACGCCTGGCCTGGAGACAAACGCGTTGCATGTGCTTTGGGCTACTCCCTCTGTCATATACGCTGAGCACGATCAGCGCGTGAGGGCTTTAGGAGTACCTAACGATCCCTACTGGGCGCAACAATGGAATATGAGCATTGTGAACGCGCCTGCGGCGTGGGATGTGATCACCGGATCTGAAACCGTGATCATCGCCTTTTTGGACACCGGCTTGGATCTCGATCACGAGGACTTGCAAGCGAAAATCTGGCGAAACCCCAGCGAGATACCTGGCAACGGTTTAGACGATGACGGTAACGGCAAAGTGGACGATGTGAACGGCTGGCATTTTTATCACAAACGTGTAGGCTTCGACTACGTCCCGGCCGAGGACGGTAACGTTCAGGATGATAACGGACACGGCTCACATGTCGCGGGCATCGCTGCTGCCGATACCAACAATGGCCTCGGTGTAGCAGGGATGTGTTGGGGCTGCCGCATCTTGCCGGTAAAGGTGCTGGATTCCAATGGCGAAGGGTGGTATTCGGATATCATTGCTGGCCTGCTATATGCGGTGGAGCAGGGAGCAAGAGTGGTCAACCTGAGTCTGGGTGGGTCAGACCAGTCACAAGCATTGCAGGATGCAATTACCCATGCTCACGATGCTGGAGCGCTCCTGGTGGCCGCCGCGGGCAATGATGGTGGACCGGTGCTCTATCCAGCCGCATGTCAGCACGTTCTCGCAGTCGCCGCAACAGACCAGAGCGACCAACGCGCTTCTTATTCCAACCATGGCCCGCAGGTGGATATCGCTGCACCTGGTGGTCCTATCTACAGTACTTGGTGGCGAGGCAACTATTTCGTCAAATCCGGCACCTCAATGGCAGCGCCCCACGTTTCAGGTGCTGCAGCTCTCCTCTGGTCTCTCAACTCTCGTTACACCAACGTAGAGGTGGCGGATATCTTGCTACATACAGCCACGGATACCAATGCACCTTTGGCAGCGGGATGGGATGAGTTCATCGGTTGGGGGCGGCTTGATGTGGGTGCCGCCGTAAGCCAGACGGTGAGTTTGCCCAACCGGCTCATCCTCAGCGCCCAACCCTCGTCTATTCGCATTGGTGGCGAGACGGCGATTGTCCACGCTCTTGTGGTGGATTCCCAAGACCGAGCGGTACCCGATGGCACACTCGTTACCTTCGCCGCCACCTTAGGTCGGCTGTCATCCACTATCGTTGGAACCCACGATGGCCTCGCGGAAACCACACTAACATCGGAATGGGAACCCGGCACATCCGTGGTCACGGCCATGGTCAATGGGGTCAGCGAGTCGGTGGAGGTGCAGTTCTGGGCCTACCGATTGTTATTCCCAAGGGTTCACAAAGACTCCATATCATTCTTAGAGATTCACGAAACATCGCCCTGA